The DNA window TTCGGGATGCGTCCTTCACCGACAATTCCGGAAAGCGCAACCGCATCGGTGGGAGACAATACCGCTGCCAGCGCAAAGGCCGGTACCAGCGGAATGCCGGGTACCATCCAGTAAATAAGAAAGCCAATTCCGGCAACGGTTACCAGTACCAGCGCCAGTGCCAGGCCAAAAATCTCCCGGCCATGCTCAAGAAATTCGCGGGTCGGCGTTTTCCAGCCGTCAGCAAACAGAAGCGGCGGAATAAATAAGACGAGGAAAAGCTCCGGGTCAAATTCAACGTGCAGGCCAATACTCGGCCAGGCCAGCAGTGCACCAATGGCGATCTGCATTAACGGAAGTGGAATTTGAAAAGGAAGAACGCGAGTCACCACTCCGGAGAGTGAGACGACAAGAGTCATTATCAGAATTGTGAAGAAAATTTCCATGCTGTCCCTGTTTGCTTTGTGTGGAATCAAGCGCACTGCGCACTTTCCATAGTAGAACATTGTGGTCAACGGAAGGGAAACAGGATGTGCCTTAAAAAAAGAAAAACGGGCGGCCTGCGCCACCCGGTAGAGATGAACAGTGCGGTTAGCTTAAATTGCCCAGCCACCTGCATAAAAAGCAACCAGCGCCGCCGCAATAATGACTGTGCCTGCGTTTAGCTTACGCCACTCGCCTGACACAACACGGCCCACAACCAGCGCTGCGAAGCCAATCATAATACCGGTCACGATATTACAGGTCAGAACGATAAAGACTGCCGTGATTAAACCGCACATGGCATCAACAAAATCGTCAAAGTTGATGCGCGCGACGTTGCTTAACATCAGCAGGCCGACATACATCAGCGCAGGTGCGGTCGCGTAGGCAGGAACCAGGTAAGAGAGCGGCGAGAGAAACAGGATCAGCAGGAACAGTACGCCGACCACAATGGCTGTCAGACCGGTTTTACCGCCCGCAGCCGTACCGGCCGCAGACTCGATATATACCGCAGCCGGCGCCGCACCGACCAGCCCGGAAAAGACGCTGCTCAGGGAATCGGTGGTCAGCGCTTTGCCGCCGTTAATGATCTGACCGTCTTTATCCAGCAGGTTTGCCTGTCCGGCTACTGCGCGAATAGTACCGGTCGCATCAAAGACCGCGGTCATCACCAGCGCCAGCACGCTTGGCAGTACCACCGGATTCAGCGCGCCCATAATATCCAGACTGCCGATCAGCGAATCGCCATTGGCATCGCTCAACGACGGCATCGCAAACACACCCGAGAAATGAACGCTCGGATCAAACAGCAGGCCAACTACGGAAATACCGATGATAGTCAGCAGAATACCGCCCGGCACTTTCAGCTTTTCGAGACCAATGATCATCGCCAGGCCAATCAGCGACATGATGACCGGAAAACTGTCGAAGTTACCCAGCGCAACCGGCAGGCCGTCGATCGGGTTTTTAATGACCAGACCTACGCCGTTGGCCGCAATAAGCAGGAGAAACAGGCCGATCCCGATCCCGGTACCGTGCGCGATGCCCTGCGGCAGATTGCGCAGGATCCAGCTACGAATACCGGTCGCAGAAATAATCGTAAACAGTATCCCCATCAGGAATACTGCGCCCAGCGCAACCGGAATACTGATTTGTTGGCCTAACACCAGACTGAACGCGGTGAACGCGGTCAGCGAGATCGCACAGCCAATCGCCAGCGGCAGATTTGCCCACAGGCCCATGACGATAGAACCTACGCCGGCGACCAGGCAGGTCGCTACAAAAACGGCGGCAGGCGGAAAACCTGCTTTACCGAGCATACCTGGTACAACAATGACGGAATACACCATCGCCAGGAAAGTCGTTAGGCCCGCAACGATCTCCTGACGAACAGAGCTTCCGCGAGCCGAAATTTTAAACCAGGCGTCAAGTGAACCGCCGGTACGCGCTGAAGGCGTAGACATAGAAAACATCCCCTGAGAATTTTTATCTTTCGTTGGTCAACGTGGTGGACAATCCACTGCCAGTTAAACGTCATCTCCCTGTGCTGCGTTACGGTAAAGAGGCACCGTAAAAAGCAAACGTTTAACTCCGCGCAGACAAAACGGCTTAACAATGTTATTTGGTGGGCAAGTGAAGGCGGCAAAATTGGTCGTCATCAGCGCACAAAATAAAAGGCAAACGATTATCCTGCCTTTAACCCGCCTTTATCAACTGAACTTTGCAGCATTTTGCTAAGAATCGCGCAGAGTGGTTAAGAAACAACCACCCCATGCGCAAACGTTATCGTTTATATTGCATCCGGCAACGCGTTTGTTGCGATTTATAAGTAGATGGGAAAGAGATAAGCAGTCTACATTTTAACGATCGCCTGGCAGAGAGAACGGCCCGCCTTTTTCAATGGCACGTTTCCAGGCCGGACGCATTTCAACACGCTTTTTCCAGGCTTGCAGATTCGGCAAGTTATCAATACCGCCGCGTGAAAGCAGAGCAAAAATCGGGAAACTCATCTGCACGTCCGCCATACTCAGCGTATCGCCCGCAAACCACGGTTTATGCGCAAGTTCAGACTCAATAAAACGTGCATGGGTTTCAATTTGCCGATTCAGAAACGCTTTCTGTACGCCCTGCCCTAATGCCTTGCCCACCGTGCGCAATCCAAACGGCACCGGCGGTTTACCGAGCTGGGTAAACACCAGTTTCATTAATAACAGCGGCATGAGCGATCCTTCCGCATAATGAAGCCAGAAGCGGTACTGTAATTTCTGCTCTTTATCCTGCGGTTGTAGCTGGTGCGTCGGATCGTAATACTCTTCGAGATACTCCAGAATCGCGCCCGATTCGGCAATAATGAGTCCGTCATCATCCAGTACCGGGGATTTTCCGAGCGGGTGAACCTTCTTGAGTGCTGCCGGAGCCAGCATGGTTTTCTCGCGCTGGTAGCGCACTAACTCATAGGGCTGTTCTAATTCTTCGAGTGCCCAGAGTACACGCTGCGAGCGTGATTGATTAAGATGATGCACCTTCAGCATGGTTTTCTCCTGTCGTTAAGATATTAACTATAGGAGAGGTTTAACCTTTAATCTTCTTCCAGCAGGCGCGCACCTGTCCCCTCTTCTCCCAGCTTGTCGCCAGGGTTGCGCAACGGGCAATCCCGGCGGGAAAGGCAGCCGCAGCCGATGCAGCCATCAAGCTGATCGCGTAGTGCTTCCAGCGTATGAATGCGCCGATCCAGCTCGTCACGCCACTGCGAAGAGAGATGTGCCCACTCTCTGGCACTCAGATTATGGCCTTCAGGCAGTACGCCAAAAGACTCGCCAATGGTGGCCAGTGGAATACCGATGCGCTGGGCAATCTTAATAATCGCGACATAACGCAGCACATCGCGCGAGTAACGCCGCTGATTGCCGCTGTTGCGTACGCTCTTAATCAACCCTTTGTTCTCGTAAAAGTGCAGAGCCGATACGGCCACACCGCTCCGTCTGGCGACTTCGCCGGGCGTGAGCAGCGCTTTGATACGGGGAGATCTCTTTTCCATAAACCGCTTTACCTCAAGTTAACTTGAGGAATTATACTCATTTGCAAAGAAATGACGAATCTGATGATGAGAAGAGGACGCTGTATGTCGCATCGTGAAATAGTTCAGACGCTGATTGAGTGGATTGATGACCATATCGATCAACCGCTTAACATCGATATCGTGGCCAGAAAGTCCGGCTACTCCAAGTGGTATCTACAGCGAATGTTTCGCGCGGTCATGCATCAAACGCTGGGGGACTATATTCGTCAGCGGCGTTTACGGCTGGCGGCTGAAGCGTTGCGCACGACTCAGCGGCCCATTTTTGATATCGCGATGGACCTGGGCTATGTATCGCAGCAGACCTTCTCCCGGGTATTTCGTCGCGAGTTCGATCGGACTCCGACAGATTACCGTCATCAGATATCAGCGTAATGTTTACGCGCCTTTGACGGGGTTATCGGCTGTTGAAGCCACAGAATAAACTCATGCGACGGCATCGCTTTAGCAAAGTACCACCCCTGGCAATACTGGACGCCGCGCTTCAATAGCCAGGAGGCCTGCTCAGCCGTCTCCACCCCTTCTGCGATAGTTTTCAGGCGCAGGCTCTGCGCCATCTCAACAATATGTTCAGCAATCAGGTTGTTGGTGCTTAGGGTATCAATAAATGATTTATCAATTTTCAATATATCGACATTTAATGAGTAGAGATTATGCAGGTTTGAATATCCGGTGCCAAAATCATCAATCGCGACTTCATATCCGGCCTGACGAAATGCCTGAATAACCGGCGTCGTCTTAGGGACATCAATAAACCCACGTTCGGTCACTTCAATTTTGATCTGCTGGGCCAGCACCGAATATTTCAGTGCTTTATCAGAGATTAAGGCAATGAGTCGCGAAGAGTGGAAATCAGAAGCCGATAAATTAATTGAAATATAGAGCTGGGGGTGCGCGGCAAGAAACTCGCCCAAATCGCTAAATACCTCGTCAACGACGTAATCCGTGATCCGCTCAATCAGCCCCTCTTTTTCTGCCAGCGGAATAAATTCGGCCGGGCTCATCACCTGACCTTCAAACCCAGGCCAGCGCAGTAGCGCTTCAGCGCCGACGCACTGATTATTTTTAATATCGATAATTGGCTGGTAATGCAGGCGTAGCTGACGTTTTTGCAGTGCACGCTGTAGCAGGCGGCGCGGGGAGTTAAACTCCCGATGCGTTCGTCCCCAGACCAGCAGGATCAGGATACTGCATATTATGCCCAGCGGCAGGGTCAAAGAGACCTGATGATAAAAATTGTCATGAAAACGCGATGACAGCGTAGAGACAATAATCGCGATAGGCCGTTTCGCAGAACGGGCAATAGTATAAAATCGACCGTCATGTTGAAATGTATAATCTTTATTAAGCAGAAGCTTTTTTAATATCCCAGGATCGGCCTGCTCGCTAACTGAGAAAAATTCATTAGTAACGGTATCGTATACACCATAAGCGAGCGACTGATCTTCTGAGATAACTTCACTGTAAGAAAGAGGATTAATGACAGCGATATAATTCCCTCGCTGCATATAGTTCATTTTATAGCCAGGATAAAAGGGTGTGTCGCGATAGTAGTAAATAAAAATATCAGGTTTGCGCCAGTAATTCTCTTTGGGCATCAGATAGGGCAACCCAGGACGAATAGAAGTTGAGCATAAAAAATGATTCCCTTTGGCGTAGATCAAATCATCAACATACAGTCGGCCATGAACAATATTCAACATTTGCTGCCGATGGTGTGGACTGCATACCTCACCCTGAAATTGCTCTGCAGCATCGCGCGCCAAATCGGCCTGATAAATGACTTTCTCAGTTTTACTGAGCGCCAGTTGCGCAAATGAACGGAGCTGATCGCGGGTTTCAGAAATGGCCCTTAAGTGGGCAAACCATAGCGCAAGCATCACCGGCAGTAAAACTACCATGATTATCCCGAGGACTCTCAGCACCTTGCGTTGCACGCTATGGTTCATCTCAGCCTAATATCCCTGCATTTTATGTGCCTGAGCTCCGAAATGGATACTTTGATTAAAGATGTGATTACGTTGCATGAATCATACGACATTAGCAACCGACTTTTTATCGCAAAAACCTAATATTTAGTTATGACGATAATATTTTTCCGTAAGCCAAACTTAAAGTAGGCAACACGTTTTTATTAAGGAGAGGAAAAAGCATACATGACCGGGTAAAAAAACAGAAAACGCCGTGTTGATGTTGCGCGCATATTGTATAGTTCTGCATCAACTGGTTGATCAGTTGGCTTTTAAAAAGTGTCCGCGCTGAATTACAAGTACTCTCTTTTACGCTTATTATACTGAAGATAAACCACGTAATAATTAAGTATTAGTTAAATTACCGGGAATGGATATCGTCGCAGTAAACATAAAAACAGTGTACAGAAAAATGCCAAATAAAAATTAAAAACCGCGCTATTAAAGGCATACAAAAAACGTAATCTCACGTCCACTAATCTGATTGCTGGAATTTTATAGAAATTTTCACGAACAGAACGTTTATCGTAGCTTAATTCTTATGCGTAGTATAACTGCAAAGCCTGGAATGGCCTATACAAGAACCGTTATCACTATAGCGGTGTTTCAACGCAGGAAACGGCATTTTCTGCGCGTCAGTATGCAGGATAGCTGCCTCTCAGATGGTGAATAAAGCAACAAATGTGATATAGTTCACACTTCCTGTAATGCGGAAACACTGTTTCATAAAATTCACTCGCCTGACAGCCGTCTGAGCCTCTTCACAAACGGGTAATGGAAGGCACATCATTCACACTGAGGATAAGATTTCATGGCGACCATAACTACCAGCGTCATGTTGATGCGCTGGCCGCTGGTAAGCGCCGGGCTGATGTTTTTAGCCAGCACATTAAACATTCAGTTTCGCAAAAGCGATTATGTTGGGTTAGCAGTCATTAGCACGCTTCTGGGCATGATTGCTGCCTTCTGGTTCGCGATGAACCTGCTGGGGATCTCAATGGTGGATATTTCTGCCATTTTGCATAACGCCAAAGGGGTGATGGTTGAAACGATGGGACAGTTGCCGCCAGAGTGGCCTGTCGTTGTGACGTAATGATGCATAACCGGAAAGACTGACCAGCCCCAAAAAGGGAGCTGGTCGGGATATAACGTTCTTAGAACGGTTAGACTTTACTGATGCATTACGACTAAATGTGTCAGTAATAACAACAGGCTATATGTGAAGGAATGTGGGTGTCTCAATAAAAAAATATCTCAAGTGTCATTTTTTCGTAAAATTGTTCATAACATTCCCTGTTAAACATTACATTTTTGTCAGCGACTAATGAGTCGATAGATCAGCCAAAAAACTAAGTTTGCATGGGGCAATTCTGTTTTCGTTAAATTGCCTGCTGCCTCTTAATTTCAGCCAGTAAGCCCTGAACTAACCCTGCAGCAAAACGCTGCCGCCCAACAAGTTCATCTTCGTCGTCCTCGCCGTAGAAGCGTGCGTAGGCGACAGCCCCCACCTTCTCATAGCCTTCGCCATGCTCGTCGTCCCCAAAGCGTCTTGAGAGCGCCGCGAGGCCGTCCAGAATAGCTTCTGGGTGCTGCCCGGAACAAATACGTTCAACGAATAGCGCTGCAACTTCCTTTATTGAGCCTGAATATCTGATCACGTGGATTAGGTCAGCAGCATCCTTCCTCTCCTGGCGTTGATCCAGAGCCAGCGCTTTCAAAATGACAAATGCTGGCACGTCCGCAAATCGCACGACATCTACTGATAAGCCATCACCGTCCAGGAGTTGGGCAGAAATTTCTTTCTGCTGATACCAATCGTAAACAATCCGGGCATGTTTGATAGTGAGTGCCGATACTTTTTCCCCATCGACGCTAATGGTCCGGCCAGGTTCCTCATCGCCAGCATCCCGGAGAAGTTCAACGACTACCTCAATGCGGTCATTGACCTTGCGGCGCCAGCGCCAGGATGCAGACTTTCCCTCTTCGACCCATCGGGTGAATTCCCGTGCTTTTAATTGCTGCGCAAGGCTAGTATATTCATTGCCAGAAGCCAGTACTTCCAGGTTTAACACAATGTCCACGTCAGAAGTTCCCGCATGCACAGGAACATCAGGCGGAGTCGCTGGCGTGAGATAACGAGGAACCAGGCCACCGACAAGTCTCAGGGTGTCCTTAAGATTCCCAAAGGCGCTTAGTAATGTGAGCAATGTCCTCTCACAGGCCAAAGTGACATCTTGATCGTATCCAGCCGCTGTACGAGGCTTCAGTCCTGTTGCCATAATGACTCCAAACGTTTTCTAAGATGGTCAGCTAATTCTTTGTTGCGGCCTCGCCCATCCAGTAAGTCCAGATAAAGAATGTAAGGGCTTGCGAAAAAGACAGAGTCCCCCAGATGCATATCCCGGTAAAGTAAGCTCGCAGGTTCGCGTTCAATGAGCGTAACGTTCGCCCCTTTACTGACGGGTTTCAGGTCTAGCAGGTTAGCCATCCTCTCTGTGTAGCCCTTGGGTACTATGATCTCTGCCCCTTCAGTACTGGTCAGCAATGGAGTGTAAACATTAGCCGCCGCAGCGCCTGTCAACGCCCACGGGTAATCCACATTCTGACGATCTATCCGTTCCGCAAGGTGAGTTAGCAGATGCTCGGGATTTTCGACAAAGGTGTACCACTTCGACTTCTTGTCTTTGCGCTTCTTCCATTGTTCAGACCAGGCGTCCAAAAGCTTACCAGGGCGAGTAAGCATTCTGCGCTTGTTCGGCCCTCCACCAGTAGACTCCACCCACTCACGCAACGTCAACTCCTTCAATACGAGAGAGCAGGTATACGAGGAAGTCTCAGCTTGTTCTGCTAACTCTGTACCAGTTAGCCACCCATGACTATTCTTCAAAAGCGCATGGATGACACTTTCACGAGCCTCAGTGAAAAGGTCAATGTCCTGTGTGTTCTTTTTAGAACGATGAGAAGGCTTTTCAATATTGATGAACCAGCCATCGTGCTTTAGATAAAGGCTGCCCCCCAGCTCGAATGAGGCGATATTCTGTTCCTTAAGCTCCTGCTTAGCGCCTGGACTCAATACGCCTGCCGCGAGCAGTCCAATAGCTTCATGACAATGATGAATTTCTTGTATGCTTCTCTGGAGCTGGTAAACAGCATTCCTTAAGTCTCTTGGGTAAACCTTCTTTTTGATCTCAACGAAAACGTATAGGGTTTTACCCGGAGTCTCAATCTTGATCATGCCATCAAGCTCTACCCCATGAAGCTCATATGAAGCATCACTCACTGAGGCTTCGGGGCCAAATGCCTCAGCAAGAGCCTCCACCAGCGCATCCAGCATCTGCCTTTCAAATTCAAACCCTGAACGATGTGAGTAATGCTTCATAACATTAGCCTCCAATGCATTATTAGCTGCACAGCAAAAAAGGGAGAATCGGCTAAACTTTAGTTCTTATACTATCACTAACCGATCAGCTGGCAATCTTTTATAGACTTAGCTTTATGTTAATCAACAAGGAAAAGCTTTTAATCAAAAACTGTTGCCAGAGTTGATATCACGATTATCCAAAAAGCGTGGCAACATAACCAGGTTGCTAGCCGTCGCTAAAGATTGTCAATTGATACTTGGCACTTTTTTCAGACAGTAAAAATGAAAAACCCCTGAATTATCAGGGGCCTGAATATTTATTTTTTTTCAACTGACTCACAAGTCAACTCTAGAACGGAATATCGTCGTCAAAGTCCATCGGCGGTTCGTTAGACTGTGCCGGGGCTGACTGCTGCTGCTGAGGACGAGCCTGCCCACCGCCGCTAAACTGGCTGCCACCGCCCTGAGACTGCTGCTGTGGCTGCTGAGGTTGACCCCAACCGCCCTGCTGGCCGCCGCCTGCCGGCGCGCCGCCGCCCTGAGGACGTCCGCCCAGCATTTGCATCACGCCGCCGATTTGCGGGACGTTGATCTCAGTGGTATAGCGTTCCTGACCACCCTGATCGGTCCATTTACGCGTCCGCAACTGACCTTCGATGTAGACCTGGGAACCTTTACGCAGATACTCGCCGGCTACTTCTGCCAGTTTGCCAAACATCACCACACGGTGCCATTCAGTCTGCTCTTTTGTCTCACCGGTCTGCTTATCACGCCAGGATTCGGAAGTAGCCAGCGTGAAGTTAGCAACTGCACCACCACTCGGCATGTAGCGTACTTCCGGGTCCTGCCCCAGATTACCGACGAGAATCACCTTATTTACGCCTCTGCTGGCCATAATTGTGTCTCCTGAAAACGATTCTTAATAAGTGTAAACGCGCGATTGTAACATTTCCAGTGCGCGCTTTGATACATGCGAGGTGTATTCCGTTAAACAACTTCTCTGCGACATTTTTGCACATCCGCGCGGAAGTTGCATTCCTATACTGTATATTCATTCAGGTTAATTTGTGTCATAATTAGCCGTTTCAGTTGCAAAAATGCCGTTTGTCCTTCAAACAAATTTGGCTATCGGGAAAGGTGAATGGATAAGATAGAAGTTCGGGGCGCACGTACCCACAATCTAAAGAACATCAACCTCGTTATCCCTCGTGACAAACTGATTGTCGTCACCGGGCTGTCGGGTTCTGGTAAATCTTCTCTGGCTTTTGACACGCTATACGCTGAAGGGCAACGTCGCTACGTCGAGTCCCTTTCTGCCTATGCGCGTCAGTTTCTGTCGCTGATGGAAAAACCGGATGTCGATCATATTGAGGGGTTATCACCTGCGATTTCGATAGAGCAGAAGTCA is part of the Klebsiella sp. RIT-PI-d genome and encodes:
- a CDS encoding NCS2 family permease: MSTPSARTGGSLDAWFKISARGSSVRQEIVAGLTTFLAMVYSVIVVPGMLGKAGFPPAAVFVATCLVAGVGSIVMGLWANLPLAIGCAISLTAFTAFSLVLGQQISIPVALGAVFLMGILFTIISATGIRSWILRNLPQGIAHGTGIGIGLFLLLIAANGVGLVIKNPIDGLPVALGNFDSFPVIMSLIGLAMIIGLEKLKVPGGILLTIIGISVVGLLFDPSVHFSGVFAMPSLSDANGDSLIGSLDIMGALNPVVLPSVLALVMTAVFDATGTIRAVAGQANLLDKDGQIINGGKALTTDSLSSVFSGLVGAAPAAVYIESAAGTAAGGKTGLTAIVVGVLFLLILFLSPLSYLVPAYATAPALMYVGLLMLSNVARINFDDFVDAMCGLITAVFIVLTCNIVTGIMIGFAALVVGRVVSGEWRKLNAGTVIIAAALVAFYAGGWAI
- a CDS encoding glutathione S-transferase family protein encodes the protein MLKVHHLNQSRSQRVLWALEELEQPYELVRYQREKTMLAPAALKKVHPLGKSPVLDDDGLIIAESGAILEYLEEYYDPTHQLQPQDKEQKLQYRFWLHYAEGSLMPLLLMKLVFTQLGKPPVPFGLRTVGKALGQGVQKAFLNRQIETHARFIESELAHKPWFAGDTLSMADVQMSFPIFALLSRGGIDNLPNLQAWKKRVEMRPAWKRAIEKGGPFSLPGDR
- the soxR gene encoding redox-sensitive transcriptional activator SoxR codes for the protein MEKRSPRIKALLTPGEVARRSGVAVSALHFYENKGLIKSVRNSGNQRRYSRDVLRYVAIIKIAQRIGIPLATIGESFGVLPEGHNLSAREWAHLSSQWRDELDRRIHTLEALRDQLDGCIGCGCLSRRDCPLRNPGDKLGEEGTGARLLEED
- the soxS gene encoding superoxide response transcriptional regulator SoxS translates to MSHREIVQTLIEWIDDHIDQPLNIDIVARKSGYSKWYLQRMFRAVMHQTLGDYIRQRRLRLAAEALRTTQRPIFDIAMDLGYVSQQTFSRVFRREFDRTPTDYRHQISA
- a CDS encoding EAL domain-containing protein; this encodes MNHSVQRKVLRVLGIIMVVLLPVMLALWFAHLRAISETRDQLRSFAQLALSKTEKVIYQADLARDAAEQFQGEVCSPHHRQQMLNIVHGRLYVDDLIYAKGNHFLCSTSIRPGLPYLMPKENYWRKPDIFIYYYRDTPFYPGYKMNYMQRGNYIAVINPLSYSEVISEDQSLAYGVYDTVTNEFFSVSEQADPGILKKLLLNKDYTFQHDGRFYTIARSAKRPIAIIVSTLSSRFHDNFYHQVSLTLPLGIICSILILLVWGRTHREFNSPRRLLQRALQKRQLRLHYQPIIDIKNNQCVGAEALLRWPGFEGQVMSPAEFIPLAEKEGLIERITDYVVDEVFSDLGEFLAAHPQLYISINLSASDFHSSRLIALISDKALKYSVLAQQIKIEVTERGFIDVPKTTPVIQAFRQAGYEVAIDDFGTGYSNLHNLYSLNVDILKIDKSFIDTLSTNNLIAEHIVEMAQSLRLKTIAEGVETAEQASWLLKRGVQYCQGWYFAKAMPSHEFILWLQQPITPSKARKHYADI
- a CDS encoding YjcB family protein, yielding MATITTSVMLMRWPLVSAGLMFLASTLNIQFRKSDYVGLAVISTLLGMIAAFWFAMNLLGISMVDISAILHNAKGVMVETMGQLPPEWPVVVT
- a CDS encoding type IV toxin-antitoxin system AbiEi family antitoxin; its protein translation is MKHYSHRSGFEFERQMLDALVEALAEAFGPEASVSDASYELHGVELDGMIKIETPGKTLYVFVEIKKKVYPRDLRNAVYQLQRSIQEIHHCHEAIGLLAAGVLSPGAKQELKEQNIASFELGGSLYLKHDGWFINIEKPSHRSKKNTQDIDLFTEARESVIHALLKNSHGWLTGTELAEQAETSSYTCSLVLKELTLREWVESTGGGPNKRRMLTRPGKLLDAWSEQWKKRKDKKSKWYTFVENPEHLLTHLAERIDRQNVDYPWALTGAAAANVYTPLLTSTEGAEIIVPKGYTERMANLLDLKPVSKGANVTLIEREPASLLYRDMHLGDSVFFASPYILYLDLLDGRGRNKELADHLRKRLESLWQQD
- the ssb1 gene encoding single-stranded DNA-binding protein SSB1; amino-acid sequence: MASRGVNKVILVGNLGQDPEVRYMPSGGAVANFTLATSESWRDKQTGETKEQTEWHRVVMFGKLAEVAGEYLRKGSQVYIEGQLRTRKWTDQGGQERYTTEINVPQIGGVMQMLGGRPQGGGAPAGGGQQGGWGQPQQPQQQSQGGGSQFSGGGQARPQQQQSAPAQSNEPPMDFDDDIPF